The nucleotide window AGGcatgtgggctgggctgggctgccctcCTAGACATATACATACTGTAAATCAACCTTGAAGTGTCCTCTTGCTTTCCAGTTTCCAGCAAAGTTCTGTGCTGCTCCTATGGGATCCATCCCTCCTGGCTTTCATTCCCAGGTGTAAGCAGGCATCCTGATGAGATTGATGCAGCTTCTGTCGTGGAAAGGCCACCTCTTCGCCATTGCATGGGGCACTTGGTACTCGCTCCAGATTCTGAAAAGCCAAGGATATTGACTGCTCTTTAACATTGGATTTGTTCTGTGATGCAACATAGAATTTCAAAGATTCCCACAGGGAAAGCGGTGCAGAAAAGTATTGAATAAGTTTGTTTTTGCTTACTAGGGCGGAGTTTGAATTTAATAGGCTTTAGTTTGTTGCATTTACGTTGTACATAATATGTTGAGACGTACCGCAGTGGTTTAGAATGCTGAGCACATCAGGGTTTTGAGCTGGATCCTTTCATTCTGGTGGTGCCTTCTCTTTCCAAAGTCACTGATAGTCCCACCCTATTTGGTTTAGACCTTAGGCAATACAACTACACGGATCAGCTCTCCACAGTCCTGACTCTTCTGCCCAGGATCAGTAAAATTCAAAGAACTGTACTGTGCTTCTGTAATATAATTTAATACCCAAAGTGCTTATTTTTGTGTTATAAAAATACTAAGAGACTGACAGGGTTTTTATTAAAAATTCTTGAAATAAAATTAACTGCTAAGAAACCTTGATTGTGTCTCAAGTGACTCTGCAGGAAGGTTTCGATTGAATTGTCAAATTATTTCCCAAGATAAGGTGGATCAGTCTTATAAAAGTTTAAAGAAAGCGTAATCCCAATGTAACTGCTTTTCCTATTTGTAGTAGTTTTGGTCTTGCCCTTGAACACATTCACCTTTCACACAGGGAGAAGATACTTTGAGGAGTTCATCCTTTAATGATAACCCAGTTCTGTGTAGTTGTTAAAGAAGAACCTGCTATCTGACCTGTACTAAAATCTGAAAAATGAAAGTTGGAAAAACTTGGGGGGAAAATTAAAATAGTTAAAAATTCACCGGTTCTGTTGATATGCAGTTAAAACATGAGTGAGCACTTGTATGAAATAGCACGATTTTGAGTGTTGCTTCTGTGGAAGTATCACatacacagtagggatgtaagtgactagtctactcgactactcacttccTTGCCCCCTTGTTGCCTGTATCAGAAAGAGGGAGCAAcggggggaacaggagccagtgctggggagagccggattaaaagctggctccccccagcacgtCTCCtcaggggcagaggaggcagaggggaaatGGCAGGagcagggattgaaacagtcctgctcaagcagctcccagctactgttcctctccctttgaaatgtacaagagccatccAAGGGATTGATGAAGCAGGAACCTtctccccatcccagctcctcctcccctatccccacttcgaaatgtacaagagctggggacggctcttgtacatttcaaagggagagatgtTATCAACTAATGGAGTAGTCAAAGGAAATTCCATCAATGACTCAATTAGCTGATTCATCAAAATTTAACAAACATTGCAAGAGCTGTGCTGCCCTCCCATTGTTGCAGTTCTGATCTCAGATGAAGGAAGTCACAATCTGACAATCTGTTACTCAGCTGCTGCAGGACTACATGTTTAAAACAATTTGAAGTTGTGATGGTCTCCATTAAGGTACACACAGAGATCTTCCTTGCAGCTGTTTCTCTTTTAAATCATACTTAAGCTCCATCTCCTCTTCGGTAggaacaatattttatttaaataaaagtcAAGTTCTCTATGGAAATGTGCCCAGCGCTTACTTCTTCCAGCCAGTAATATGAGTTGCTTTCAGTTACACAATCGCATACTGCCCATGTATGCAGACAGATACCAGCCTAACTTAACATTGCTAAAGGAACAGATGATAGAGTAGTTTTAATAGGGCACTTTATCAGATTTCTGCTGTGATCCAGTCATAGGGGCTTGGATCCACAAAGGGACTTGCATGTTGTGAGGAGGAAGACTGCATATAACCAGTAGCTAGGGAACTCCCTTGAGATGTAGGAAACCCCAGTTCAATTTGACCAAGAATCACCTACCTCTCAGGCAAGTGCTCTAATCTCTGAATTATACGGAGACACTGGTTTCGGCCCTTTTAATTATTAAAGTGTAATAGCTTCagcaacaaatatgattaaaggtctagaaaacattgatctatgagggaagatggaaagaaaggggtttgtttagtctggaaaagagaaataatggctttcaagtacctaaaaagcaGGGGAGAAttcattctccttaacctcttgctgatgacaggacaagaagcaatggttctcaaattgcagcaagggaggtttaggtcagacattaagaaaaactgcctgtcaggatggttaagcactggaataaatttcttagggaggttgtagaatctccatcactggagatatttaagagcaggttagacaaatctatcagggatggtctaggtggtgcttggtcctgccatgagtgcaggggactggacttgacctctcgaggttctttccagttctatgattctaagaatgaGTGAGACCCACATTCAAATATTTCATAGTTCAGTGAGTGGAGCTTTTGTTTGAGAGGCCTTCCATCTTACTGAGCTCGTGCAGAAAATCTCACCTCTGCCGATATCCTAGAGCATTTCTCAGTCTTTCTTGGGACCAGCTTGTTGCATCCTTAACCTATGACAGGATGCTGGTCCACAGGCAGGTCATTGAGAAATGCTGCCCGAGACCTCTCACAATTAAGGTTCAGTCAAACCACGGAACTAAAGGCAGGAGTGAAGGGATGTTGGGGAGAGGGTGACCCTCCAGTCTTCATTTGCCTGACTGCATCTCTGTGACCAGCCCACTTTGGGTCCTTGTCACTCTTGCATGGAAGTACGAAAGCATATCAAGTGGGTCGGATGCTTGTCTCCTTCCCTTGCACCTGCACAGCTGCCCAGAGGCAGAGATGAGTGAAATTCTCTAGCCTCGTATTTGACATTTCAGAAAAATGAACGGTTTTCTGCAAGGTTTACACAAGGCCAAATGTTGATGCTTTCTGCCCAGGACCCTCCCAAGCAACACAATTGCTTGagattttcaaacttgggtgAGTACAGCCTAGAATCCCTAAGTAGGCACCTGAATAATTAGTAGTTTGCTCTAAATACAAGTCCACACAGCCACCAGCAGCATCAAGGGAAGAGTGAATCAGGGAAGTGGAAAGCACGTAAGGGAACTGAGAAGCAGCTGTGAAGAAAAAGATGCTGAGTTGTAAGTCTCAGGTATGGGCACATCagatttcccccctcccagaaCTGCCCTATTGTTTTCCCTTTCTCAAGGGTTTATTTGTGCCTGAAAAATTCACGAAGGTAGAAATCAGACATAGGAGAGTCTTGTCagtgaaaatattaaaattacaGTTGATTCTGCTACTGCTTTGAGCCTTCTCCCATGGGAGTCATGGGGATGTTGACCATTAACTTCCATGGGCCCAGTTCAGCAGTGTGAGAAGCAACCTCAGGTTGAGCCAGGAGGCCAGAAAAGGAGAAAGTCTTTCTTCATAGCCATCTGTATGGTGTGTTCTCTCTTCCTCTGCACTGTCTTGCTTCTCTGctacagccccaccccaaagcaatgatttaattgcagcaggaacatttttcattttattttccaaaagacaaaaaacaatTGAGTTAAAGGCTTGCACAATGCCAGATACATCTTCCGGTCTACTGTATGTTTGagaatctgtctgtccatctttctgtttgttcaagaactccaaaACAGCaagagataggaccaccaaattcagtatacagcttcccccatcataactcaaagcaatgtcagggtttggttatgccaggacaatgagatgtgcctggaatgggattgcttctcacaaaaccatacagaaaagagacagcatcagcaggcaggtgaaaggggctggatgggagcatgtgccctcccctccccccccccccccaaggccaggactgcccctgccctgagcttcccgcacccattgggggggggggggttgaagcttccccactcccattttGGAGGAGATGGTGCTGCTGGGTCTAGAAAAGGGAGACACTGGAGCTACAGATCAGAACTCCCACTCAGACAAGCTTTTGCAAGCAGAAAAGATGCTTCCTTCAGCCAAAGGCAGCTGGTGCTTGCTGCAGAACGGCCTTTGGGAGGGGAGTGCGCACAGCCATGCTAGGAAACAGGCCTGAATTTCATTTCGGAGAGCTTGTAGGAATATTGGTTCCCCAGGCCCTTCTTCCAGAGCACACCATGATCAGCGCGATCATGAGCTCCCTGCAAGTACTCCCCGTTCAGGTGGGCCTCGTGGCAGGTTCTGAACCACCAGGCTCCATGGAAGGTGCTTGCACAGTTATCTGGATTCAGATCATTGTCACGGTCTGTGGCTGAAAACTTCATGTCCTTGTGGTAGGCCAATGAATCCCCTGTAAAAAACCAAGGAACCCAGGTGTCAACTTGGATGTTAATTTCCTTCCACTTAAGGTAGAGCCGGTCAGTTTGGAGGAATTAATTGCTTCCCATATCCCAGTCTCCGGAGTTTGGGCTCCTGGGTGTTTTCGGGTCACTTTCGAGTCAAAACTGGGCCCCAGCTTCCAATCCCTCTAAACTAGATTTTGTTCTCAGTTTTCACTTAGCCAAACTGCTGCTGGCTTCCCTGTGACGTGACCCATTTTGTTCAGTGAGGGCCTCAGGATTTGGCCCTGTGTCCAGTGAGGAGAGGAACGGgacggtaaaaaaaaaaaaaaaaaaggcctcagGATGTGGCCCGAGGTCCtggttgtgaagatcaggacgttaacagggttcaaaaaagagctagatgaattcctggaggctaggtccatcgatggctattagccgggatgggcagagatggagtcattagcctctgtcagaggctgggaatgggtgacaagggagggatcactggatgattccctgctctgttcactccctctggggccgtTCTCACGTTCTTAATGAAAACTAAACctgaggtgggcaggcagccagcctggccctgggaagGTTTGTTTTGCTTCTGTTGCAGGTTCTCTTACATTTCTGTTAGGCGAGTACGTTTATTGTTTGCTGCGGACACAGCTAGTACCTACCTGCATCCCCCGCGACCATATCCCCAAGGGCCAGCTTGTAGTTCTCAGCCTCTCCGGAAATTTGGAACGACTCGTACTTGGCAAAATATTTCTTATTTTCAAAGTCTCTGAGGTCAATGCGCAACTCATTTTTTCCTGTCAAATGTAAACGCAATGTGAAAGGCCCGGCAGATGGCATGAACATTTTGCACACACTTGGGTTttacatgagggctgtgtctagactggcaagttttcccgcaaaatcatctgcttttgcagaaaaacttgccagctgtctacactggccgcttgaatttccgcaaaagcactgacttcctaccgtaagaaatcagtgcttcttgtggaaatactatgctgctcccgttcaggaaaagtcccttttgcacaaaacttttgcgcaaaagggtcagtgcagacagctcagatttgttttccgcaaaaaaacccagatcgcgaaaatggccatcgggaattttttgcggaaaagcacgtctagattggccacagacgcttttccgcaaaaagtgcttttgtggaaaagcgtccgtgccaatctagacgctctgttctgaaaatgcttttaacggaaaacttttccgttaaaagcatttgcggaaaatcatgccagtctagacatagccccggtGACCCATCTGGGCATGAAACACCACCCTTGCCCATTTCCATCCCTCAAGCTCATCTTTCCATTGGCAAACAGACTCCACAGCCAAGACTTTTCCCCAAGAGAGGAAATCAGAATCTACAGCAGTGAAGGACTTGACAGACTTTGCCATCATTCGTGGAGCTAGAACCTGTGGGAAGGGATAGTGATCTGAGGCTGGCATTGCGTGGGTAGAGtccttgtttctctctctttgtgGAGATCATGCAACCATGAAGAACGTGACCTTGCACGGGGCAGTGTTAGCCGCTGGTGAGGCAGGGATCGAGTTTGTAGAACTTTGCCATTAAGGCATCAGTCTTTTTGGGGAACCAGCCTTTGGCTATCTCCATGAGCAGACCCATGTTTGCTGTTTGGCTGTTCCCTGCCAGGATCAGCCAGTGGCGATTCTAGTAGCAATTTCACCACTACTGGCGTGCACCAGTGAGTTGGGCACTGCCCTGAGAGTGAAACCTGGGCTCCAGTCTCAGGTtggccactgacttgctgtgtgacctggAGCAAGACAAttcatctctctgtgccttggctTCAGCACAGTGATTCCTACACTCCTTGGCAAAGCACCCTGATCTACGGTCACGCTGGGAGCTCTACTACTAGTGTGGGGATCCCTCGACGCCACACTGCAAAGGAGGGGAGCAGCGGGATGGAGGAAACATTACGGAACAGGGGTGCCCGCGATTGCTTTACCAAGTGATGTCAGCAGGTGGATATTGTCATTTCCCAACCAAAATTCCGTCAGCCGGTTACCAAACCCTCTCTTGTATGAATCCCAGTCACGCTGGAAATCCACCGACCCGTCCACCCGTTTCTGGAACACCTGCGGGGAAACTCAAAGGAGTCAAGTGAGAAGCTGGTCGGTGACTCACTGCTCCATTCCTCTGGGGCAAGTTGTTCATATGACATTTATTAGGGTTAAACAGAAGAAAGGAACTCGTCGTTTTCGTTTCATCTGCTCTTTTACCTCTCCCTGACAAACTGAAAACCTTTTCAGTGGACCAGAGATCTTTATTAACGCTGTACTCACTCCGTAACTGGCCTTGTTCCCCTCCCCATCAAAGGGTGTTGGCTACAATCGGGTCTGAACAAAAACGAAACAAGGCAAATTCCCGCTGCTAAGAACTGAGATTGGCTTCTGTGAAAACTGAATAGTGCTCTCATGGTTTGAGGCAATATAAATTGAAGTCAGTGTCTACAATTAATGACAGCAGTTCTTTGCAACACATGAAAGAAACATGCTTTTATAATGGGAGGggtgtttgttttatttccaaAGAGAGAGAAGGTTGGTGGAGAGGAACGGATTTGTTGGAAACCTCTGTGCTTCTGCACGTGGGCTCAGAGCAGGACGACTTGCAGTGACCGAGGAGTGACATGACCATCGTTGGTCAGTAGTTTTCAttgagtcatagaatcctaggaccgGAAGGACCTAGAgcggtcattaagtccagtcccctgccctcatggcaggaccaaatactgtctagagcagcgtttcccaaactatgggccgcggcccagtagcgggccgcgggaaaaaatactgggcctcagtgtggctggcGGGAGGaaggcggggcgggctgggaggaggtgtgtgtggggggggggggaaccagccaccaggaagcagggttggggggcaacGGGGCTGTCCGACAGAGATTGGGGCGTGTGggcagcggaagcagggctggccaggggagatcaagaggaggactggagaaccagcctccagaagcagggctggatgggggctggccaagggagattggtgggggacgggggagagggaactggctgctggaagcagtgctggacgggggcagcagggctggatggaggaGATTGGGAAAAGTGGGGCAGGCATGAGCACATCCACTAGCTAGGCAGTTCGCAGTTATGggctgatacacctaataataatacaacttacctaattagaaaataccggatattttatatgtctgatattttctcaatttgtttccagacagaaccctcaaataccagactgtccggtacaaaactggacacctggcaaccctacccctccttgcaccctccctcctagccagataccctacccccaatctgctcctgctcccgcctcctggagtgtcCATGCGGCACCGGGTCCTCCAAGCTCTGGCcaaggctgggcggaggatgcagccgggtaaaacactgaacatttattcatttttaattctttttttaatatttatttatatttttgggctgcaaaaaacagtactggaaaaaagcgggttccaactaaagtaaaaagtttgggaaaccctggtctagccagctttctatccatcttaggctgtgtctagactacatggctccgttgctgcctcatttaaatttacatggctgccgcgctgagccgacaaacagctgatcagctgtttgtcagctcagcgcgctagtctggatgctcccgcgccgacctgaaagccctttatcgacctccccgttattcctcgtgggatgaggtttaccggggtggtcgacaaagggctttgatgttgacagcggagtgtccagactagcgcgctgagccgacaaacagctgatcagctgtttgttggctcagcgcggcagccatgtaaatttaaatgaattgccgcttcatttccctttgcccaataaacaaatctacatggctccatcgacggagtcatgtagtgtagacataccctaacagtccatttatccaatccatagtcccttaacttgctgccaagaatattgtgggtcactgtatcaaaagctttgctaaagctggcacggggggctttgggaggaccagaaataacttatttgaatattcatcatttgcttaatgaatatgcacatatgcaaatgaatgttaccggtcctccaaaagctcgtgaatagCTTTACTGGTCActgtgccaaaaagtttgggaaccgctggtctagaccaaccctgacagacatttatctaacctgctcttaaatatctccagagatggggattccacaacctctctgggcaatttattccagtgtttccccaccctgacaggtaggaactttttcctaatgtccaacctaaacctcccttgctgcagtttaagcccattgcttcttgttctatcatcacaggccaagatgaacaagttttctccctcctccttatgacacccttttagaaacctgaaaaaGGTTACCAtatcctccctcaatcttctcttttctaaactaaatgaacccaattctttcagccttccctcataggttatgttctctagacctttaattattcttgttgctcttctctggaccctctccaatttctccacatctttcttgaaatgcggtgcccagaactggacacaatgctccaactgaggcctaaccagcgcagagtagagcggaagaatgacttctcatgtcttgctcagaacacacctgttaatgcatcccagaatcatgtttgctttttttgcaacagcatcacactgctgactcatattcagcttgtggtccactataacccctagatccctttctgccgttctccttcccagacagtcgcttcccattctgtatgtatgaaactgattgttccttcctaagtggagcactttgcatttctctttattaaacttcatcctgtttacctcagaccatttctccaatttgtccagatcattttgaattatgaccctatcctccagattagttgcaacccctcccagcttggtatcatctgcagacttaataagcgtactttctataacaatatctaaatcgttgatgaagatattgaacagagccggtcccagaacagacccctgcggaaccccactagttatacctttctatcaggattgtgaaccattaataactactctgagtacggttatccagccagttatgcactggCATATAGACAGTCATTATAGACAGACGCCATTGCAGGCAGATGGTTCTGCAAATCCCTTCATGTCTTCAGtccccaaactgaagcaatcaaCAGTTATGGTGGAAAATCCAAAAAGAGGGAAAGATAAACTACTGGGAGTTCTCATTGGAGTCAGACCAACGACAACAATAATCAAAGATGTGCTCACCTTCATGGCCTCTAACATTTTGGTGATGGATACCTGCGATATTAACAGAGGGCTGAGGATCATTAGCTACAAGGATCTACTGACCAAACTTTATCTGCTGAAAGAAGCGTTTGGCTATGTTCAGAGGCACCGCCGTCTTTATGCCAGTCCTGAAGACACCAAGGCCCAAGTGCTATATTTTAGTCCAAACTGAAAAAATCTCTCTCAAGTTGAGCAGTGAGGAAAagctttgtatgtgtgtgtgcgctaaAACAAGGAGACGTACCCATAACCCTGAAACTCTGCCTTGTAATTCACATGGCTAATGTTTTGAGTAGGGAATTCCCTCTTAGGGATTTGCTTTGCAATTCATTTTCACTCTACAGCTTTATGGTCAATGTGCATATCAAACACTCCGACTATATGAGAGCTCACTGGAGACCCCAGTTTACACATGAATGTCTGAGGCACTTTGTTACAATCAGTTTCTACTTACAATCCATCCGCCGCCGTCTGTATCCATGTCACAAAACACCATCAGGGCAGCACAGTCTTTGGGGTAGATGGTGTACCAGCCACTCAAAACCTTCCCTCTGGCTAACAGCTCCTTGCAGTTCTTCGCGCCTGCATAGCACAGGTATTTAGAATCAGTTATGGTGGAAAGGAGAGATCCATGGTGATAGTGAGTCAAAACAGCCTGATTCTGAATTTACTGGGTTGAGATTTGTGCATGGAATGACGACATGCAAAAGGCATTTGTTCAGGATGAGCTAACTCAAGGAGATTTTGCCCATGGCAGTTCTTATCCATAGCACAAGCATCCATTCCCTTTGAAAAACGCTATCCAAAACATCACAGTCCTCGTGCCATTAAAGCGCTTTAGCATCAGACTGAAAACAAGCGTTCGACAGGGCTGCTTTCGGTAGCCAGCTGCTGTGACAGAGGGAACCTGTGGCTGTTGTAGGGACAGCACTGATAGCCTTACTCGCACGACGAGGGCAGGACTCTTCCGGGGAGTGTGAGTAACACAAGTTGGAtctccctctcaccccacccAATGGCTGTGTGCACCACCCCCATTTATCCAGTCTTGCTCACGAGAGAGAGGCAGGATTAGAACTGCTCTGCCCAGTGGAGAGTGACAAGcttcctagggatgttaaaaagcagttaataGTGTAACCGTGTAACTATTAAcattcttagtggttacacaccGCGGGCACCGCATTATAAAGCTTACGTTGCAGAGCCCAGagtgcagccagctcctgccggctgccctgcccccttgaACACAACTTCTAAGATGGCTCGCGGCACATACTGGCTCACGGACCTGCTcgggggagccggctgccaccctgCGCAGAGGGCTCTGATACGGagtcagcagtgcagggcggcagcCGGTTCCCCCGGAGTGGCCGGGAGCCGGCGTGTAACCATTACAGAAACTGATACGCTCATGCTAACCGTTTAAACAGTTACACGTTTACCTCCCGAGTGCCTGCCGCCCGGTCTCTGCCCTGGGAGGTCAGGTGCgtctccccactgcaggaggagaGAACAGCCGGCAATCCTGGCAAACACTCACCATTCTCACACAGGACGCCATCCATCATCTCCTTGCCTGCGCAGAGAAGAAACATGAGGGGAGTGAAGTGAGGGCGGAACATGCGCGCCTTCATCCTAAGCACCCGCTTGCTCCTGCAATCTAGCAGCAGGGGCTAGTCCCTGGAGCCAAACCATGTCACAGCGCGGTCGGAAAGGAGCAGCCAGAGGCAGCACAACATTAACACGCATTGTCCGAACAagaccaagaccagagcctgcatcccaactctgCCCAGCCAGTgaggggagatggagtgagcagggctggagcctgggagaaggggaggggcaaaggtatttgggttggaGGGAGAGCCTGGACTGCACTTCCGTTCAGAAAGCGATCGTGCGCTTACAAGGGTTGGGGAGCCCTGGCTGAAAATAGAGTGACATAAATATTCGCTCTTCCGCGCatcctcctgcctgccctgctgtgctggccAGTGTCAGCACCAGGAACCTGCATCGTGTTTCTTGAAC belongs to Pelodiscus sinensis isolate JC-2024 chromosome 22, ASM4963464v1, whole genome shotgun sequence and includes:
- the LOC102452168 gene encoding ficolin-2-like → MGRIAQHALLALVCLAAAVCMAEDGSEAESNSKCCGIRGPPGLSGIPGLVGPPGFPGIPGLPGLKGDTGDLGFPGRPGAVGPRGMPGLPGMKGEKGDTGLLQLTGKEMMDGVLCENGAKNCKELLARGKVLSGWYTIYPKDCAALMVFCDMDTDGGGWIVFQKRVDGSVDFQRDWDSYKRGFGNRLTEFWLGNDNIHLLTSLGKNELRIDLRDFENKKYFAKYESFQISGEAENYKLALGDMVAGDAGDSLAYHKDMKFSATDRDNDLNPDNCASTFHGAWWFRTCHEAHLNGEYLQGAHDRADHGVLWKKGLGNQYSYKLSEMKFRPVS